The Chryseobacterium nakagawai genome has a segment encoding these proteins:
- a CDS encoding universal stress protein, with translation MKKILFLTDFSEVAKNAFLYALSLADNFNSELHILHITPIIEPKTDEERYRVHPLAQMFNDSLENDEWNEFKTEAKKLEQLAHNNNKLHVPVEFHFENGYFQDVIESHIVEKSIDLIVMGTSGNNTIDKKLFGSHAVRLIDSGFDIPILAVPAKAVFTSTGAFAVAVMLVENECVIIRRIATKLSPSETPLKCVHIVDTEEKAMAAQQKKAHWLTNFEGLDVQVDIVIDTDIEDGLTKYVEDNYINILSIIHRQLPFMKRLFNINHSKRLLRLSETAMLIYNVEDK, from the coding sequence ATGAAAAAAATACTTTTTCTGACAGATTTTTCAGAAGTAGCAAAGAACGCATTTTTATATGCCCTATCGCTTGCAGATAATTTTAACTCGGAATTGCACATTCTGCATATTACACCTATTATTGAACCGAAGACGGACGAGGAACGCTATCGGGTACACCCTTTGGCACAGATGTTCAACGATTCGCTGGAAAATGATGAGTGGAACGAATTTAAGACAGAAGCAAAAAAATTGGAGCAGTTGGCTCATAACAACAATAAGCTTCACGTTCCCGTAGAGTTCCATTTTGAAAATGGCTATTTCCAAGATGTAATTGAGAGCCATATCGTAGAAAAATCAATTGACCTGATTGTAATGGGTACGTCGGGGAATAACACTATAGACAAAAAACTGTTCGGCTCGCACGCAGTAAGGCTGATTGACAGTGGTTTTGATATACCGATATTGGCAGTGCCTGCAAAAGCCGTTTTTACCTCTACGGGGGCGTTTGCCGTTGCGGTAATGCTCGTTGAAAATGAATGTGTCATTATCAGGCGGATTGCCACAAAACTCTCCCCGTCAGAGACACCTTTAAAATGTGTACACATAGTCGATACAGAAGAAAAAGCTATGGCTGCACAACAAAAGAAAGCACATTGGCTTACAAATTTTGAGGGTCTTGATGTTCAGGTGGATATTGTTATTGATACGGATATAGAAGACGGCTTGACAAAGTATGTAGAAGATAACTATATCAATATCCTAAGCATCATACATAGACAATTACCCTTTATGAAAAGATTGTTCAATATAAACCATAGTAAAAGGCTGCTACGTCTTTCTGAAACGGCAATGCTGATATATAATGTAGAAGATAAATAA